A window of the Isosphaera pallida ATCC 43644 genome harbors these coding sequences:
- a CDS encoding respiratory chain complex I subunit 1 family protein: MIASICHLILALVGAPFLLSVINRTKAWIAGRQGQPWLQPYHDLLRLLRKGAVYSRTTSWVFRAGPLIGLAAVLTATTLVPFGQARALVAFQGDFIAFVYLLGLARLVTVLAALDTGSAFEGMGANREVWFSALTEPALMLSLAALAREVGGNGSLSLSVLHLGMSAAVWSRTGFVLALVAVAWVVVLLSENSRIPVDDPTTHLELTMIHEVMVLDHSGPDFAFILYGAALKLWLFAALFVGLLSPVKTGLPGVDSVIALAEVMGVAVGVGLVESVMARLRLPSVPQLLIGACAISSLAFLIERHGVLLP; this comes from the coding sequence ATGATTGCGAGCATCTGCCACCTGATCCTCGCGCTTGTGGGTGCCCCGTTCCTGCTCAGCGTGATCAATCGCACCAAAGCGTGGATCGCCGGTCGTCAAGGTCAACCGTGGCTCCAGCCGTACCACGACCTGCTGCGGTTGCTCCGCAAGGGAGCGGTTTACAGTCGGACCACGTCCTGGGTGTTCCGGGCCGGACCGTTGATCGGTTTGGCGGCCGTCCTCACCGCGACCACGCTTGTGCCGTTCGGCCAAGCGCGGGCGCTGGTGGCGTTCCAAGGCGATTTCATCGCGTTCGTCTACCTCCTCGGCCTGGCCCGATTGGTCACGGTCCTCGCCGCTCTGGACACGGGATCGGCGTTCGAGGGGATGGGAGCCAACCGGGAAGTGTGGTTTTCGGCCCTGACCGAACCGGCCCTCATGCTCAGCTTGGCCGCGTTGGCCCGAGAGGTCGGCGGCAACGGGTCCCTGTCCCTGTCCGTGCTCCATCTGGGAATGTCCGCGGCCGTGTGGAGCCGAACTGGCTTCGTACTTGCGCTGGTCGCCGTGGCCTGGGTGGTGGTTCTCCTGTCTGAGAACAGCCGTATCCCGGTGGATGACCCGACTACGCATCTTGAACTGACCATGATTCACGAGGTGATGGTGCTCGATCACAGTGGTCCCGACTTCGCCTTCATCCTGTACGGGGCGGCGCTGAAACTCTGGCTCTTCGCGGCTCTGTTCGTCGGCTTGTTGAGTCCCGTCAAGACCGGGTTGCCCGGCGTGGACAGCGTGATCGCCCTCGCGGAAGTGATGGGGGTCGCGGTCGGCGTTGGCTTGGTCGAGTCGGTCATGGCCCGGCTGCGATTGCCGTCCGTTCCACAGCTGTTGATCGGAGCGTGCGCTATCTCCTCCCTAGCGTTTCTGATCGAGCGGCACGGGGTGCTTCTACCATGA
- a CDS encoding NADH-quinone oxidoreductase subunit K: protein MTGLLEPALIVVILTNLAITASSRLAFGIRLVATQGVVAGLMPLVLSPEEVTVRLVVIGGLTVVLKGIVFPRLLDRTLRQAAVRREEDPPFGYKASIVGGVVTLGLAFWLTGPNRMPLPAPLASPLQLPAAVFTLLTGLFLIVARNNALNQVLGYLVMENGIFLIGLALALEEPLLLEMGILLDVFFGVLVMGVAIFHISRAFDSIEVDELTTLKD, encoded by the coding sequence ATGACCGGATTGCTTGAACCGGCGCTGATCGTCGTCATTTTGACGAATCTAGCGATCACCGCCTCAAGTCGTCTCGCTTTCGGCATCCGTCTGGTGGCCACCCAGGGGGTGGTCGCCGGCCTGATGCCGCTGGTTCTCTCGCCCGAGGAGGTGACCGTCCGGTTGGTGGTGATCGGAGGACTGACGGTCGTTCTCAAGGGCATCGTCTTCCCGCGTCTGCTCGATCGCACCCTGCGACAGGCCGCTGTCCGTCGGGAGGAGGACCCGCCATTTGGCTACAAGGCGTCCATCGTCGGCGGGGTCGTGACTCTCGGCCTGGCGTTTTGGCTGACGGGGCCCAACCGGATGCCGTTGCCAGCTCCCCTCGCCTCACCTCTGCAACTGCCGGCGGCTGTGTTCACCTTGCTGACCGGGCTGTTCCTGATCGTCGCCCGCAACAACGCCCTCAATCAGGTGCTTGGCTACCTGGTTATGGAAAACGGCATCTTTCTGATCGGCCTGGCCCTGGCCCTGGAAGAGCCGTTGCTCCTGGAAATGGGCATTCTGCTCGACGTCTTCTTCGGTGTGCTAGTCATGGGCGTAGCGATCTTTCATATCAGCCGCGCGTTTGACTCGATTGAGGTTGATGAACTCACTACTTTGAAGGATTGA
- a CDS encoding NADH-quinone oxidoreductase subunit B family protein, whose amino-acid sequence MLSVLAERLRQKHRTIEYPLAPPVLPDRLRGLPIVDASRCPSGCQACAEACPTNAIRLDPAGPVIDLGKCLFCTECTTACPQEAIAYTTDHRLAVRRRDDLLRRGDAYRLAEKLDAKALRLFGRSLKLRQVSAGGCNGCEADVNVLNTVVFDLGRFGIQFVASPRHADGLLITGPVTKNMVLALEKSHEAVPAPKIVIAVGACAISGGPFAGHAEQSNGADDVLPVDLYIPGCPPHPLTILDGLLRLLDKLPEPSIP is encoded by the coding sequence ATGCTGTCCGTCCTCGCCGAACGTCTCCGTCAAAAGCACCGCACCATCGAATACCCGCTCGCCCCGCCGGTTCTCCCCGATCGGCTTCGCGGGTTGCCAATAGTCGACGCCAGCCGGTGCCCCAGTGGTTGCCAAGCCTGTGCCGAAGCCTGCCCCACCAACGCCATCCGGCTCGACCCAGCCGGGCCGGTCATCGATCTGGGCAAGTGTCTGTTTTGCACCGAGTGTACGACGGCCTGCCCCCAGGAGGCGATCGCCTACACCACCGATCACCGTCTGGCCGTGCGTCGCCGGGACGACCTTCTGCGCCGCGGCGATGCGTATCGCCTCGCCGAGAAACTCGACGCCAAGGCCCTGCGGCTGTTTGGCCGCTCGTTGAAACTGCGACAAGTCAGCGCGGGCGGATGCAACGGCTGCGAGGCGGACGTGAACGTGCTGAACACCGTGGTGTTCGACCTCGGGCGGTTCGGCATCCAGTTCGTCGCCTCGCCCCGCCACGCCGATGGGCTGCTGATCACCGGTCCGGTCACGAAGAACATGGTCCTGGCGCTCGAAAAAAGCCATGAGGCCGTCCCCGCCCCCAAGATCGTGATCGCCGTGGGGGCGTGCGCCATCTCGGGCGGCCCGTTCGCGGGCCACGCCGAGCAGTCGAATGGAGCCGACGACGTACTTCCCGTGGATCTCTACATCCCTGGTTGTCCACCGCACCCGCTCACCATCCTCGACGGGTTGCTCCGACTCCTCGATAAACTGCCAGAGCCGTCGATCCCGTGA
- a CDS encoding STAS domain-containing protein has product MSASPGGGNRRIRYEIVDGVTVVSFVDSRITDEEDINEVGEQLYALVDQHHNILLNFSNVQFLASAALGKLLNLKKRVAAARGKLKLCCISPDLYEVFRITRLDQVFEIYDEEQDALNQF; this is encoded by the coding sequence ATGAGCGCCAGCCCCGGCGGCGGTAACCGCCGCATCCGCTACGAAATCGTGGACGGTGTCACCGTCGTCTCGTTCGTTGACAGCCGCATCACCGACGAAGAGGATATCAACGAGGTCGGCGAGCAACTTTACGCCTTAGTTGATCAACACCATAACATCCTTCTCAATTTCTCTAACGTTCAGTTTCTCGCCAGCGCTGCTCTGGGCAAGCTGCTCAACCTCAAAAAGCGGGTGGCCGCCGCGCGCGGCAAGCTCAAGCTCTGCTGTATCTCACCCGATCTCTACGAAGTCTTTCGCATCACTCGGCTCGACCAGGTCTTCGAGATTTACGACGAGGAGCAGGACGCGCTCAACCAGTTTTGA
- a CDS encoding PTS sugar transporter subunit IIA produces the protein MLLTVRDVSRMLRVSEPTVYRWVQEKGLPVQQVNGHQRLNPVHLLEWLAENRIPITGEVFPPGNGAIPRLDHAIECGGVYWDVPGSTPSEVLEAIVDRVPMRPDVPRDDLLALLRSREGVGSTSLGSGFAVPHPRYPLVHATVPPTLAVCHLAAPIAWDPNNPADMVQTVFTLIAPTPRIHLRLLAKLMYALSDSAFRNVIARKASAEETITAATAIDEALRHPRPTSEAG, from the coding sequence ATGCTCCTGACCGTGCGTGACGTCTCGAGAATGCTGCGGGTATCCGAACCGACCGTCTACCGGTGGGTGCAGGAGAAGGGGTTGCCCGTACAGCAGGTGAACGGTCACCAGCGGTTGAACCCAGTTCATCTGTTGGAGTGGCTGGCCGAGAATCGCATCCCTATCACCGGGGAGGTTTTCCCGCCCGGCAACGGCGCGATCCCTCGGCTCGACCACGCCATCGAGTGCGGCGGTGTCTATTGGGACGTGCCGGGCTCCACGCCCAGCGAAGTGCTGGAGGCGATTGTCGATCGCGTGCCCATGCGTCCCGACGTTCCTCGGGACGACCTGTTGGCCTTGCTGCGCAGCCGAGAGGGGGTGGGCAGCACATCTCTGGGCTCCGGGTTTGCGGTTCCCCACCCGCGATACCCACTCGTCCACGCGACGGTCCCACCAACCCTCGCGGTGTGCCACCTGGCGGCCCCGATTGCCTGGGATCCGAACAATCCCGCCGATATGGTTCAGACCGTGTTCACTTTGATCGCCCCAACCCCACGAATTCACCTTCGTTTACTCGCCAAGCTGATGTACGCCTTGAGTGATTCGGCGTTCCGCAACGTGATCGCTCGAAAAGCCTCGGCTGAAGAAACCATCACCGCGGCCACGGCGATCGACGAGGCGCTCCGACATCCACGACCCACCTCGGAGGCCGGCTGA
- a CDS encoding ArsR/SmtB family transcription factor has translation MGNQLREFKAGIFQALANPTRVAIIELLRDEGEVSVARITESLGIEQANASQHLAVLRSKNIVLTRKEGNQVFYRLRDPILGQVLDLMRTYFQNYLAETTELLADVNHPPRK, from the coding sequence TTGGGCAATCAACTCCGCGAGTTCAAGGCCGGTATTTTCCAGGCTTTGGCCAACCCGACTCGGGTGGCCATTATCGAGCTCCTCCGGGACGAGGGCGAAGTTTCGGTGGCGCGGATCACCGAGTCACTCGGGATCGAACAGGCTAATGCGTCCCAGCACTTGGCGGTTTTGCGCAGCAAGAACATCGTGTTGACCCGCAAGGAGGGCAATCAGGTGTTTTACCGGCTCCGCGACCCGATTCTCGGCCAGGTCCTCGACCTCATGCGAACGTATTTCCAGAACTACTTGGCCGAAACGACCGAGTTGCTCGCCGACGTCAACCATCCGCCCCGGAAATGA
- a CDS encoding hydrogenase large subunit, which yields MTMTAHALPAVANATPLPLAEVPDWSFTAFRAAVLDELAAGNFLSAFFGVPDGPDAIRLYAVVTRPDVGTIGVAATRVIDSFPSLTPDAPQAHWFEREIAEQWAVVPVGHPWLKPIRFHPSYRDGHDAWRRPSDHIHPGVTDFFRAEGSEAHEVAVGPVHAGIIEPGHFRFQCHGEEVLHLEIALGYQHRGIERRLVNGPDKRTIVYMETLAGDTTIAHTTAYCQAVEALAGLTPPPRAHALRGVALELERLANHTGDLGALAGDVGFLPTASYCGRLRGDFLNTTAELCGSRFGRGLVRPGGVAFDADPPRATRMAERVAVAIRDLNGAHLLWNSVTVQARFEGTGVVSQRAALEVGLVGPAARACGVERDVRYDFPTGIWQYTHIPVAVLQTGDVFARAYIRALEIERSAAFVGFQLANLPEGPVRRPCELRLAPDSLVVSLVEGWRGEVCHVALTNADGRFSAYKVVDPSFHNWFGLTLALRNQQISDFPLCNKSFNLSYCGHDL from the coding sequence ATGACCATGACCGCCCACGCCTTGCCGGCGGTGGCCAACGCCACGCCGCTGCCGCTCGCCGAGGTGCCCGATTGGTCGTTCACCGCCTTTCGCGCGGCGGTTCTCGACGAACTCGCCGCTGGAAACTTCCTCTCGGCGTTCTTCGGCGTTCCCGACGGCCCAGACGCGATCCGCCTCTACGCCGTCGTGACCCGCCCCGATGTCGGGACGATCGGCGTGGCGGCCACACGGGTCATCGACTCCTTTCCGTCGCTCACCCCCGACGCCCCCCAAGCCCACTGGTTCGAACGCGAGATCGCCGAGCAATGGGCGGTGGTTCCGGTCGGACATCCGTGGCTTAAACCAATCCGCTTCCATCCATCATACCGGGATGGACACGATGCTTGGAGACGGCCATCGGACCACATTCACCCCGGAGTGACCGATTTCTTCCGGGCAGAGGGCTCCGAAGCCCATGAGGTGGCCGTCGGTCCAGTTCACGCTGGAATCATCGAGCCGGGACACTTCCGCTTCCAATGCCACGGCGAGGAGGTCTTGCATCTGGAGATCGCTCTTGGCTATCAGCATCGCGGGATCGAACGGCGACTGGTCAACGGACCGGACAAGCGAACGATCGTTTATATGGAGACTCTTGCCGGGGACACGACCATTGCCCATACGACGGCCTACTGTCAGGCGGTCGAGGCGTTGGCTGGCCTCACCCCGCCACCGCGAGCGCATGCCCTTCGCGGAGTCGCCCTGGAACTGGAGCGGCTGGCCAATCACACCGGCGACCTCGGCGCGCTCGCCGGGGATGTTGGGTTCCTGCCCACCGCGTCCTACTGTGGTCGGCTTCGGGGTGATTTCTTGAACACGACGGCCGAGCTGTGCGGAAGCCGGTTTGGTCGGGGGTTGGTGCGACCTGGCGGCGTGGCGTTCGACGCTGACCCACCAAGGGCCACGCGGATGGCGGAGCGGGTGGCGGTGGCGATCCGGGATCTCAACGGCGCGCACCTCTTGTGGAACTCGGTGACCGTTCAGGCCCGGTTCGAGGGCACCGGCGTAGTCTCCCAACGGGCTGCCTTAGAGGTCGGGCTGGTGGGTCCGGCGGCCCGTGCGTGCGGCGTGGAGCGGGATGTGCGCTACGACTTCCCCACCGGTATCTGGCAATACACTCATATTCCCGTCGCCGTCCTTCAAACCGGCGACGTATTCGCCCGTGCTTACATCCGCGCGCTGGAGATCGAGCGATCGGCGGCCTTTGTGGGTTTCCAACTGGCCAACCTGCCCGAGGGCCCGGTTCGCCGCCCTTGCGAACTCCGGCTCGCGCCGGATTCGCTGGTCGTTTCGCTCGTTGAGGGCTGGCGGGGTGAGGTCTGCCACGTAGCGCTAACCAACGCGGATGGGCGGTTCTCCGCATACAAGGTTGTCGATCCGTCGTTCCACAACTGGTTCGGGCTGACCCTGGCCTTGCGAAACCAGCAGATTTCCGACTTCCCGTTGTGCAACAAGAGCTTCAATCTGTCGTATTGCGGCCACGACCTGTAA
- a CDS encoding proton-conducting transporter transmembrane domain-containing protein: MLPLLTAIGLLSAGGLVALVLGRKPRAAGTVAATACVAAAGVALPAVLAALAGGSPESLVLPWATIPGGAFHLVLDPLAAFFLVLVLVIPAVVAVPLADYLAATEPDRSHGLFWLAYTLLAAAMMVVVLAANVLLFLVAWEVMSITAYVLVVFRDDRPEVRVAGWSFLAATHLGTAFLLPMFLILARGGPLEFDVLSAKGLPTALVDTVFLLAVSGFGVKAGVIPFHVWLPTSYAAAPGPVPAVLSGVMSKLGLYGLLRVLTMLGPPPVWWAWVLIGLGLLSGVLGILNALVQRDLKTLLAYSSVENIGVILLGLGTGLLGLSASPDRGGVALEALGFGGVMLHILSHAICKSALFLGAGAVERLAGHTEIDRLGGLLKVAPVVGTTFVVASAGLCGLPPLCGFSSEFLIFLTAFEEEARLSSVAMLPPLAVVGGLAFVGGLACYAFAKAAGLTFLGTTRGPSVPPQRLGWTASAIFIALAIGCLSLGLAAPVVVGQLAPTIAVATRLPAPVVTAALPEVTGPLGGVTTTSTILLGILLLLVVVRKALLAGRVVATAVTWDCGYARPAASMQYTGSSFAEPAASVLGGGAGYSREVPSEMPYFPSEPPVRTDAVDPVKAVIYRPLFNALRATLARGRILQLGRVHVYVLYITLTLLGLVVWVLGVKG, encoded by the coding sequence ATGCTCCCGCTACTCACCGCGATTGGCCTGCTCAGCGCGGGTGGTCTGGTCGCGCTGGTCCTCGGTCGCAAACCGCGGGCCGCCGGGACGGTCGCAGCGACCGCCTGCGTCGCGGCCGCCGGCGTGGCCCTGCCGGCGGTTCTCGCTGCCCTCGCCGGTGGATCCCCTGAATCGTTGGTCCTTCCCTGGGCGACGATCCCTGGGGGGGCGTTCCACCTGGTTTTGGACCCGCTCGCCGCGTTCTTTCTGGTGCTCGTGCTCGTCATCCCGGCCGTGGTGGCAGTCCCGCTCGCGGATTACCTAGCGGCCACCGAGCCGGATCGCTCTCACGGGCTGTTCTGGTTGGCGTACACACTCCTGGCGGCAGCCATGATGGTGGTGGTTCTGGCCGCGAATGTGCTGCTGTTTCTGGTCGCGTGGGAAGTGATGTCGATCACCGCCTACGTTCTGGTTGTCTTTCGGGACGACCGACCAGAGGTCCGCGTCGCCGGGTGGTCGTTTCTCGCCGCGACTCATCTTGGGACTGCTTTTCTGCTGCCGATGTTCTTGATTTTGGCGCGTGGTGGTCCGCTGGAGTTCGACGTCCTCTCGGCGAAGGGACTGCCTACGGCGTTGGTCGATACGGTCTTTCTCCTGGCGGTTTCCGGGTTTGGGGTGAAGGCCGGGGTGATCCCATTCCACGTCTGGCTGCCCACGTCCTACGCCGCTGCTCCGGGACCGGTGCCGGCCGTTCTGTCAGGAGTAATGAGCAAACTCGGGCTGTACGGCCTGCTGCGGGTCCTCACGATGCTTGGTCCACCGCCGGTATGGTGGGCCTGGGTGCTAATCGGTCTGGGACTGCTGAGCGGGGTGCTCGGCATTTTGAACGCGCTGGTCCAGCGTGATCTGAAGACGTTGCTCGCCTATAGCAGCGTTGAGAACATCGGCGTCATCCTGCTCGGCCTGGGAACCGGTCTTCTTGGCCTCTCGGCCAGCCCTGACCGAGGCGGGGTGGCGTTGGAGGCACTCGGGTTCGGCGGGGTGATGCTGCATATCCTCAGCCACGCCATTTGCAAATCAGCTTTGTTTCTGGGGGCGGGAGCCGTCGAACGGTTGGCCGGACATACCGAGATTGACCGCCTGGGCGGTTTGCTCAAGGTCGCCCCAGTGGTTGGCACGACGTTCGTGGTCGCCTCCGCCGGTCTTTGCGGACTGCCGCCGCTATGCGGGTTTTCAAGTGAGTTCCTCATCTTCCTCACCGCGTTCGAGGAGGAAGCCCGTCTGAGTTCGGTGGCGATGCTCCCGCCCTTGGCGGTGGTCGGCGGCCTAGCCTTCGTCGGGGGTCTGGCGTGCTACGCCTTTGCCAAGGCGGCGGGCTTAACCTTCCTGGGAACCACCCGCGGACCGTCGGTCCCGCCACAACGGCTTGGTTGGACCGCCTCGGCGATCTTCATCGCGCTGGCCATTGGGTGCCTGTCGCTTGGGCTTGCCGCTCCCGTGGTGGTTGGCCAACTCGCCCCGACAATCGCGGTGGCCACCCGACTACCCGCGCCGGTCGTTACGGCGGCGTTGCCCGAAGTGACCGGACCGCTCGGGGGTGTCACAACGACTTCGACGATCCTGCTAGGAATCCTCCTGCTCCTGGTGGTCGTCCGCAAGGCGTTGCTCGCCGGGCGCGTGGTCGCCACTGCGGTCACCTGGGACTGTGGCTACGCCCGACCCGCCGCGTCGATGCAGTACACCGGGTCGTCGTTCGCCGAACCGGCCGCGTCGGTTCTCGGGGGCGGGGCGGGGTACAGCCGGGAAGTCCCGTCCGAGATGCCCTACTTTCCATCCGAGCCGCCCGTGCGGACCGACGCCGTCGATCCGGTCAAGGCGGTTATCTACCGCCCTCTGTTCAACGCGCTGCGCGCGACCTTGGCTCGGGGTCGGATCCTCCAGCTGGGACGGGTCCACGTGTACGTGCTCTACATCACCCTGACGCTGCTGGGTCTGGTGGTGTGGGTGTTGGGAGTGAAGGGATGA
- a CDS encoding proton-conducting transporter transmembrane domain-containing protein — MLWTLLLIPTLSGIAAFGIQRHPLRRILLLTAAVGQFAVTARLWMDWPQRPAPILDGWIGLDALGLLVLTICGVLFLAAAVYALGYLEHENHGSLHRDFEEGSLFVNEPEAVFTGCLLLFLASMNLVTLSRHFGLMWVAVEATTLFSAPLIYFHRHRRSLEATWKYVLICSVGIALAMLGNFALAAARPPGTAHGNSALLVDDLIALAPQMNPLWLQLAFIFFLVGYGTKMGLAPFHTWLPDAHSEAPSLVSALMSGALLNCAFLGVLRGHQVCLGAGQGLFSRELLVGFGLLSLLVAGVFIVGQTDFKRMLAYSSVEHMGILALAVGLGAGYAAGLHAVNHSLAKGALFLTAGNLLASYRTKSVVEVTGVLARLPLTGWLWLAGILAITGTPPFGIFLSEFAILRSIVDQQRPWVAGAYLFLLAVIFLGMIAIAIPMTHRGPSQVQPARLGQVEADHTPTPWLMKLPPLVLLGGVLALGLHLPSDLTALLREIADSLTEKGS, encoded by the coding sequence ATGCTTTGGACACTCCTTCTCATCCCGACGCTAAGTGGGATCGCCGCCTTCGGGATTCAACGGCATCCGCTTCGCCGTATCCTGTTGCTCACGGCCGCCGTCGGCCAGTTTGCCGTGACCGCGCGACTGTGGATGGATTGGCCACAACGTCCCGCTCCCATCCTAGATGGTTGGATCGGCCTGGACGCGCTGGGGCTGCTGGTTCTGACGATCTGCGGCGTGTTGTTCCTAGCCGCCGCCGTGTACGCCTTGGGCTACCTGGAGCACGAGAACCACGGATCGCTCCACCGGGACTTCGAGGAGGGTAGCCTGTTCGTGAACGAACCGGAGGCGGTCTTCACTGGCTGCCTGCTGCTGTTTCTGGCGTCCATGAACCTGGTCACCCTCAGCCGGCACTTTGGTTTGATGTGGGTCGCCGTCGAAGCCACGACTCTTTTCAGCGCGCCGCTGATCTACTTTCACCGACATCGCCGGTCGTTGGAGGCGACTTGGAAGTACGTGTTGATTTGTTCGGTTGGAATCGCCTTGGCGATGCTCGGCAACTTCGCGTTGGCGGCGGCCCGTCCACCTGGGACCGCTCATGGCAATTCGGCCCTCTTGGTGGACGACTTGATCGCCTTGGCCCCCCAGATGAACCCGTTGTGGCTCCAACTTGCGTTCATCTTCTTCCTGGTGGGGTACGGGACGAAGATGGGACTCGCCCCGTTCCACACCTGGCTACCAGACGCCCACAGCGAGGCGCCTTCGCTGGTGTCCGCGCTGATGTCCGGGGCGTTGTTGAACTGCGCGTTCCTGGGTGTGCTTCGCGGCCACCAGGTGTGCCTCGGGGCGGGGCAAGGGCTATTCAGCCGGGAACTCCTCGTTGGGTTCGGCCTGCTGTCGCTGCTGGTCGCCGGGGTGTTCATCGTTGGTCAAACCGACTTCAAGCGAATGCTCGCATATTCCAGTGTTGAACACATGGGAATTTTGGCCCTGGCGGTCGGTCTCGGGGCGGGCTATGCAGCCGGGTTGCACGCGGTCAACCATTCCCTGGCCAAGGGGGCGTTGTTCCTCACGGCGGGCAACCTGTTGGCTTCGTACCGGACCAAGTCGGTGGTCGAGGTCACTGGCGTCCTCGCCCGGCTACCGTTGACGGGGTGGTTGTGGTTGGCCGGGATCCTGGCCATCACCGGCACGCCGCCTTTTGGCATTTTTTTGAGCGAGTTTGCCATCCTTCGCTCGATCGTGGATCAGCAACGCCCGTGGGTTGCCGGAGCGTACCTGTTTCTGTTGGCGGTGATCTTCTTGGGAATGATCGCGATTGCGATCCCAATGACCCACCGCGGCCCAAGCCAAGTCCAGCCGGCCCGGCTTGGGCAGGTCGAGGCCGACCACACCCCGACGCCTTGGCTGATGAAGCTGCCGCCCCTGGTGTTGCTCGGCGGCGTTCTCGCCCTGGGGTTGCATTTGCCGTCGGACCTGACCGCGTTGTTGCGGGAAATCGCCGACTCGCTGACGGAGAAGGGCTCATGA